In one Silene latifolia isolate original U9 population chromosome 10, ASM4854445v1, whole genome shotgun sequence genomic region, the following are encoded:
- the LOC141607725 gene encoding uncharacterized protein LOC141607725 produces the protein MNNGLNTRAKLASFGFCQEHHCCICENSDETQSHMFFQCEFSQRVLQAVEKWCGFRVDVTMAVLASPGNRMKGLKQLVHCQLWVSCHYHIWLERNSARLHAEVTSPTKLAERIVAEAKTRIMNKVCKSEIAQDSVWLRKWGCLVP, from the coding sequence ATGAATAATGGTCTTAACACCCGTGCTAAACttgcatcttttgggttctgtcaAGAGCATCATTGCTGCATTTGTGAAAACTCAGATGAAACTCAAAGTCATATGTTCTTTCAATGCGAATTCAGTCAAAGAGTCCTGCAAGCAGTTGAGAAATGGTGTGGGTTCAGGGTTGATGTTACTATGGCAGTTTTGGCATCACCTGGTAATAGAATGAAAGGTTTGAAGCAGCTGGTGCATTGTCAGCTCTGGGTTTCCTGTCACTATCATATCTGGTTGGAAAGAAACAGTGCAAGATTGCATGCAGAGGTCACGTCCCCTACTAAACTGGCTGAAAGGATAGTTGCAGAAGCAAAGACGAGAATTATGAATAAGGTTTGCAAGTCCGAAATTGCGCAGGATAGTGTGTGGTTAAGGAAATGGGGCTGTTTAGTACCATGA